A genomic segment from Agrobacterium vitis encodes:
- a CDS encoding MDR family MFS transporter, which translates to MMLFLFLMTALFMATLDNQIVSTALPTIVGEFGQLERFGWVGSAYLLATSAVMPLYGKLGDLFGRKYVMMTAIAIFTVGSLICGSAVSMNTLIAARVLQGLGGGGIMVSIFSINADLFEPRVRARYQSYSSLVLMASGAVGPTLGGTMSDLFGWRSIFLVNLPIGILVLVGLGLYLPYRKPHRRPKIDYAGALLLACAVTSVVFWADSGQIFGSLVAPASLGVVAFGLVCAVVFVQVEKRAAEPMVPISLMRNSTARLLWIISLASGAVGIGSVNYVALYLQTTTGLSPTLAGLLFIAVTGGIAIGSLSSGRLISSTGRYKIFGVIGGAGSCIAFTLFSQLPVGTPIAVIGALMLMHGISVGIGQQIPVIGVQNAVAQKDVGAATGTVTLTRMGGASIAISIYGAVLSAFMTGGAAIPGVGNIESLTPAAIAALDPAARAAVSATYAHAFGPVFISMALIIGCGFIASCCLKNVRLPTGGAPKPVEAVAE; encoded by the coding sequence ATGATGTTGTTTCTGTTCCTGATGACGGCGCTGTTCATGGCGACGCTGGACAATCAGATTGTCTCCACGGCATTGCCGACCATCGTTGGCGAGTTCGGCCAGCTGGAGCGGTTCGGGTGGGTGGGGTCCGCCTATCTTCTGGCCACCAGCGCGGTCATGCCGCTCTATGGCAAGCTGGGCGATCTGTTCGGCCGCAAATATGTGATGATGACGGCCATCGCGATTTTCACCGTCGGCTCGCTGATCTGCGGCTCGGCGGTCTCGATGAACACGCTGATTGCAGCACGGGTTCTACAAGGGCTTGGTGGCGGCGGCATCATGGTGTCGATTTTTTCCATCAATGCCGACCTGTTCGAGCCGCGGGTGCGGGCTCGTTATCAGAGCTATTCCAGCCTGGTGCTGATGGCATCAGGCGCGGTCGGTCCCACCCTGGGCGGCACGATGAGCGACCTGTTCGGCTGGCGGTCGATCTTTCTCGTCAATTTGCCGATCGGCATTCTGGTGCTGGTTGGTCTTGGCCTCTATCTGCCCTATCGCAAGCCGCATCGGCGTCCGAAAATCGACTATGCCGGGGCGCTGCTGCTGGCCTGCGCTGTGACCAGCGTGGTGTTCTGGGCCGATAGCGGCCAGATCTTTGGTTCGTTGGTAGCACCGGCAAGCCTCGGCGTCGTTGCCTTCGGTCTGGTCTGCGCCGTCGTGTTCGTGCAGGTGGAAAAGCGGGCTGCAGAACCGATGGTGCCGATCAGCCTGATGCGCAATTCCACCGCCCGGCTGCTGTGGATCATATCGCTGGCCAGCGGTGCTGTCGGTATCGGCTCTGTCAATTATGTTGCGCTCTATCTGCAAACCACCACCGGGCTGTCGCCGACACTGGCTGGTCTGTTGTTCATTGCTGTGACGGGCGGCATCGCCATTGGTTCGCTCAGCAGCGGACGGCTGATTTCCTCGACAGGTCGCTACAAGATCTTCGGGGTGATCGGCGGCGCGGGCAGCTGCATTGCTTTTACCCTGTTCAGCCAATTGCCGGTTGGCACGCCGATTGCGGTGATTGGCGCCCTGATGCTGATGCATGGCATCAGCGTCGGTATCGGCCAGCAGATCCCGGTAATCGGCGTGCAGAATGCCGTGGCCCAGAAGGATGTCGGGGCTGCCACCGGCACGGTGACGCTGACCCGCATGGGTGGCGCCTCCATCGCCATTTCCATCTATGGCGCGGTGCTATCCGCCTTCATGACCGGCGGTGCAGCAATCCCCGGCGTCGGCAATATCGAAAGCCTGACACCGGCGGCCATTGCGGCGCTGGACCCGGCAGCCCGTGCGGCGGTCTCGGCCACCTATGCCCATGCATTCGGGCCGGTGTTTATCAGCATGGCGCTGATTATTGGCTGCGGCTTCATCGCGTCCTGCTGCTTGAAAAACGTCCGCTTGCCGACCGGCGGTGCCCCGAAACCGGTGGAGGCCGTGGCGGAGTGA
- a CDS encoding NAD(P)H-dependent oxidoreductase yields the protein MLLDKLNWRYAAKKMDPSKTVAEDKVERIVEAARLAPTSSGLQPFSVLVVTNKEIRERIKPIAWNQGQITDCSHLLVFAAWDNYTAERINTMFDLTNAERNFTNEGWENYRKMLLDTYPPRDAEVNFEHAARQAYIALGLSLTAAAFEEVDSTPMEGFDPAALDEILDLRAKGLRSVAILPLGYRQPDGDWLVNLKKVRRAREDFVIEVK from the coding sequence GTGCTGCTTGATAAATTGAACTGGCGTTATGCCGCCAAGAAAATGGACCCGTCAAAGACTGTTGCCGAAGACAAGGTCGAGCGTATTGTCGAGGCGGCCCGGCTGGCGCCGACCTCCAGCGGCTTGCAGCCGTTTTCCGTGCTTGTCGTGACCAACAAGGAGATCCGCGAGCGGATCAAGCCGATCGCCTGGAACCAGGGCCAGATCACCGATTGCTCGCATCTGCTGGTGTTTGCCGCCTGGGACAATTACACGGCGGAACGGATCAACACGATGTTTGATCTCACCAATGCCGAGCGCAATTTCACCAATGAAGGCTGGGAAAACTATCGCAAGATGCTGCTGGATACCTATCCACCACGCGACGCCGAAGTGAATTTCGAACATGCGGCCCGCCAGGCCTATATCGCGCTTGGGCTGTCGCTGACGGCTGCCGCCTTCGAAGAGGTGGATTCCACCCCGATGGAAGGCTTCGATCCGGCGGCGCTTGATGAAATTCTCGATCTGCGCGCCAAGGGCCTGCGCTCCGTCGCCATCCTGCCGCTCGGCTATCGTCAGCCGGACGGCGACTGGCTGGTCAACCTGAAAAAAGTCCGCCGCGCTCGTGAAGACTTCGTTATCGAGGTGAAGTGA